The Changchengzhania lutea genomic sequence GCTCCGAATGAAAGGAATCAATTTTTTCCAAAAGCTAGTATGTCTTACTTGATTTCTGATGAAGATTTTTGGGAAAACAGTTTTGGAAACACAATCAATAGTTTTAAGGTGAGAGCAGCTTGGGGAGAAGGAGGAAGTCTTCTAGCTATCGGTGCTTTTGATCGGTTTCTAAATTTTGTAGCTGGAGGTATTGACGGGAATTCTGGTGTTATTCCTAGTACTCAACTTGGGAATCCTGATTTAAGACCTGAAAGACAATCTGAATTAGAATTCGGTATTGACGTGGGATTGTTTAATAATAAAATAGGGATTGAGCTTACCTATTATAAACAGAATATAACAGATCTTTTATTAAATAGAATATTATCTCCTTCGACTGGGGCAGGCACAAGGATTGAAAATATTGGAACAATGACTAACAGAGGATTTGAGGCATTAATTACAGCCACGCCAATTCAAACTAATGATTTTAGCTGGTCAATTACTGGAACATATTCCTCAAATAAAAATGAAGTTAATAATATAGAAGGTGAACAATTTGGAATTGGAAATTTCGGATTCTCTGTTGCTAAAAATGGTAATCCTTTAGGGGTTTTTTATCAAGGTTTCTATGCAAGAAATACAGATGGAAGTTTGCTTTTAACGCCTGGGGGTCTTCCTCAAAGAGAGAAGGGATCCCTTGATGTAAATGGAAATCCTGTACCAGAGAGAGATGGGTCCGGTCAGCCTAGTGGAGCTAATTTAAGTAAGGTTATAGGGGATCCAAATCCAGACTTTATAGCTTCTTTAATTAACGAAGTTACATACAAAAACTTTTCTTTTAGAATGCAGCTGGATGCCGTTCAAGGTAATGATATTTTAAGTTGGGATACGCGTATGTTCTATCGTTTTGGTGGTGGACCTGCTACGGCTAGTGAATTAAGAGGAGACGATGTTCGTGGAACTGGGGCGGCCAAGTTTGGTATTGCCGAATCTTATATTGAAGACGGATCTTATATCAAGCTTCGGGAAATATCGGCTTCCTATTTATTAAAAAAACCTTTAAAAGGGGTTAGCAGTATTAAATTATCGCTAACGGGGCGTAATTTATTCTCGATTGATAATTTCTCAGGCTATGACCCAGAAGTAAATATGGATGCACAGAGCAATGGTTCTAGAGGAGGAATTATGGGATTGGTTCCAATACCGAGTGTTATTAAATTTGGTGTAACAGCTACTTTTTAAGTATCAAAATAATAAAATAATAAAAAAATGAAAAATATAAAAATATATGCAATTGTAAGTGTTCTGCTTATTGGTAGTGGGTTGTTTACAGCATGCGAAACTGATTTCGAAAATCCAAACAGTCCAACCGAGAATCTTGTTTTAAAAACAAAGGGAGGTCTTTTTGCATTAGCTACTGGGATTAGGCAATATTATTCAGTAACGGCATTAAGACAAATAATTGAAGCGTCAGGAATTACTACAAGAGAACTTGGGGTAACCAATACCTTTTTAAATATTAACGAATTGGCTAAAGGAGGAGCAGAATTGCCTAGTGAAAGTGGAGGTATCACAAATCCTTGGGTAGCTCTTCTACGAGCTAAAGGCATGGCTGAATCATTAATTGAGGGGGCTAATACCGTTGAGTTTACTAATCAAGGAAGTAAAAGTGGGCTTATAGCTTATGGAAAATTAATCAAAGCCATGTGTTTAGGGTATTTAATTCAAATGTTTGAACAAGTACCTATAGATAATTCGGCCGATGGTGCTGCTCAATTTAGTGATAGAGCTACGGTATTAGCGAATTGTATTGCATTGTTAGAGGAAGCGAAAGATGTGATCACAACAACTCCTATGTCAGATGATTTTAAATCTAATGTTTTATGGAAAGATGTTATTTTGGTAGATCAAACAATTAGTCTAAATAAAATAATTAATGCTTATCTTTCAAGATATCAATTAATGGCAGGTAATTATGATGCTTCAATTACAGCTGCAAATGCCGTATTAAATGACAGTGATGCTACTAGGCCTATATGGGTTTATGATGCTAATAATCAAAACCCTATTTGGAATCGAACCGTTAATTCTGCTGATTTAAATCCTCAAACTAATTTTGGTTTACTAGGGGCGTATGTTCCAGAGGCTGGAGATGGACGTGTTGATTTCTATTTAGGTGCCGATGCCGGTTTTGCCAATGCAGATGCAGGCGGTCAAGCTTTAAGTGAAATGCTTGGTTTCTTTAGTACTAGTACATCGTCAATTCCAATATATCTTCCAGGAGAAATGTTATTAATTAAAGCGGAAGCGTATGCCAGATTAAATCAATTAGATGATGCGGTTACTCAATTAAATTTGGTAAGACAAAAGAATGACGATCCTTTTGGCGTAAATGCCAACCTTCCAGCTTGGACAGGAGATGAAACAAGTCAGAGCGATATTTTAGAAGAGATATATAAAAATAGAAGTATAGAACTATTTTTAACAGGATTAAGATTTGAGGACAGTAAAAGGTTTCATCCTGATTTTGTAGTTCCTTCTGCAGCCAATACAACTAATGAAAGGAACAGAAATTTTTATCCTTATCCATCTATAGAGAGGGAGAATAATCCAAATACTCCAACAGATCCGTCAATTTAAAATATTGTTATAACAATTTTTAAGTTTGTTTTTTTTTTGTTTAGTTAATATTTAGGGAAACAATATTGTTGTCCTAAATAAATTTATGAGCGAGAAGAGGTATTTTAAATAAAAAAATATGGCAGTTAAAACAGGTCTTGATGTATTAATAGAGGACAAAGAGATTTATAAAACATTTAAAGGTAATGTAGCTTTACTTTGTCATAATGCATCTATTGATTCTAACTATACACATGCAGCATTGAAATTCAAAGAGCTATTTGGCGCAAGGTTTGTAAAGCTATTTGGGCCCCAACATGGTTTTGCAACAGATGTACAAGATAATATGGTTGAATCCGACCATATTATACATCCATATTTTAATATCCCTGTTTACTCCCTATACTCTGAGACTCGTATTCCTACTGATGACATGTTAGATGGTATAGATCATTTATTTGTGGATTTACAAGATGTTGGATGCAGAGTTTATACATACATTTATACACTTACCCTTTTGTTAGAAAAATGTAGTGATAAGGACATTCAAGTTGTTGTACTTGATCGTCCTAATCCGATAAATGGAATTGATATTGAAGGAAATATATTAGAATTAGAATTTGAATCTTTTGTTGGACGACATGCGATTCCTATGCGTCACGGTATGACTATTGGCGAGGTTGGGTTAATGCATCAAAAATATTGGGTTAAAGAACAAGCTAACCTCAAAGTTATAAAAATGCAGAATTGGAATCGAGATATGTATTTTGAAGATACTAAGTTGCCATGGCTGTTACCATCTCCAAACCTACCTAGGGCAGAAAGTTCTTTAACCTTTCCAGCCACGGTTTTATTTGAAGGAACGCTTTTAAGTGAAGGAAGAGGTACAACACAGTCTTTAGAAATTGTAGGACACCCAAAAATTGAACCTTTTTCGTTTTATGAAAACCATATGCTTAGTGTTGTGAAAAATTCAAAATTAGAAGGTTTTGTGCTTAGGCCAGTTACATTTTTACCTACTTTTCAAAAACATGCCAATCAAGTATGCGGTGGTATTCAAATTCACGTTACTAACAAATTTACTTATAAACCTTGGCGTGTTGGGCAAATATTGATGCGTGAGTTATATCATTACTTAGCAGAAGATTTTATATGGAAGAAACCTCCTTATGAATATAATCATACTGAATTGCCAATTGATATTATTAACGGAAGTAAAAAAATAAGATGCTGGTTGGAAAATAATGATTCTATAGAAATGCTGGAGGCTTTTGAAGATTTAGAAGATTATAAATTACAGCTTAATGAAATAAAAATTTATTAAAAGTACGAAACCAATTATTCTATAATCGATTCATAAATTAAATCCTGAATTTCTGTTCTTATATTTTTCTCTCCTAATTTATTATTGGACATAGTTGGATATACCCTATTTGATAAAAAAACATATAATATTCCAGTTTCAGGATCTGCCCAAGTATAGGTGCCTGTAAAGCCACTGTGGCCAAAGCTATTTGTTGAAGCATATTTACTAGTCGCTTTGTCTTCTGAATTTAGCTGAGGTTTGTCAAAACCAAGCCCTCTTCGAATACTATCACTTTCATAATATCTATGATTAAATTTGTGAATTGTTTTTGATTCAAAATATCTTTTACCGCCATAATAGCCTTCTTGTAAATACATTTGCATCATTTTAGCGACATCGTTTGAATTTCCAAAAAGTCCAGCATTACCACTTACTCCGTTCATCATAGCAGCTCCCATATCATGAACATGACCTTGAAGAGTTTGGTTTCTGAAATAATTATCTACTTCAGAAGGAACAATTTCAGATTTATTAAACTTATTTAGCGGATTATAAGTTAGAGTTGTTGCTCCTAATGGTTTGTAAAACTCCTCATTGTCAAGATAATCCATTTCCTTACTGAAGGTATTTTTTATATATTTTTTAAATAAATAAAAAACCAAGCCACTGTATTTGTAACCCATTTCAGCCCGTTGCGGTGTCTCAGCTATTTTTTTGTATATAGAATCTGTGTATGAATTAATTAAATATAAATCTTTAGCAACTTTAATTGAAAAATCTTTGTTCTTAATTTCACTATAATATTTATTAAAAGGTATTTTAGTAATACTATCTATAGTTTCTAAATAATAAGGAATCCACGCTTTCATTTTTCCAGTATGTGATAGCGCTTGTTTTATAGTAATTGTATCTTTATTTGTTTCTTTTAAATAAGGTAATATTTTACCAAGAGTAGTATTTAAATTAAAGAGCCCCATTTCTTCACTTTTCATGATTAATGGAAGTCCCCCTAGTATTTTTGTCACTGAAGCTAAGTCATAAAGATCAGTTAATCTTACTTTTTGTTTTTTATTATATGTATGATAGCCAAAGCTTTTATGATAGATTACCTTACCGTAACGTGCAACTAAAACTTGCCCTCCTGGAGCCATTGAAGAGTCAACAACCATTCTCGTTACAGAATCTATTTTAGTAAGTAATTTACTGTTCATGCCCACATCTTCTGGAATAGAATAAGAAAGTCTTAATAAGTTAGGAGTTGTTATACCAGTTCCTTCCGGAAACATGTTTTTAATTGTAACAGGAAGTTTTCCTTTAATTTCTAATGCTCCAAAAATCATTTGAGCTGAAATTTCTTGTGATATATTACTATTTTGATATGATATTAGAATAGCATCTATAACACTAAAATCACTAATGTCTAAGAGCGTATATGGGCTTGCAAAAACATCTAATATGATTTTGTGGTTTTTAGAAATTTCCTGTAACCAAATTAATTCTTCATTAGACATTTTATAACCTTCCCAAGGTGTTTTGTTTGATTTATGATAACCTATTATCACAGTGTTATAAGGTTTTAATCTTTGAAGTAGTCCAGTTAAATTTTCATGAGAAATAATATCAACTTGGGTGTACTTTTTCAATGTATTGGTAAAGCTTAAATGGTCGGAATCCCCCAATTTTATATAGGCTATTTTGGCTTTGGCTAAATCACGAATAGGAAGTGTTGCATCATCATTTTTTACAAGTGTTATGGCTTCTTTCATTAAAGATCTATACAGCAGTTTGTCTTTTGTAGTAATAATATCATCTTTAATGCCTTCTCCTTTTATTGGGACAAAATTATTTAAACCCACATGATATTTAGCCAGTAATATTTTCCGAACGGATTGATTTAAACGTTCTTGGCTGAACATTTTATTTTTAAGCGCGTTTTTTATTTTTTTTACAGCTTGCTTTATCTCCTCAGGAATAAGCAAAATATCATTTCCAGCAAGAAAAGCAGCCAAATCAATATCACCTGGTTTGGCATAATTAGCAGCACCTTTCATATTTAAAGCATCAGTAAAAATTAAACCATTAAAATTCATTTTCTTTTTTAAAAGCTCCGTGACTACTTTATATGACATAGATGTTGGAACGCCTTCTTTTGGTTCCAAGGATGGGACATTTAAATGAGCAATCATAACACTTGCTAAGTCTGAATCAAATAGTTGCCTATAAGGATATAATTCAACGGAGTCTAATCGTTTTAAGTCAAAATCTAGAAAAGGTAGTGTTTTATGAGAATCTGTTGAAGTGTCTCCATGTCCAGGAAAATGTTTAGCATTTGCTAAAACTCCCATACTTTGAATACCTTTAGTAAAAGCGATTGCTTTTTTAGCTACATTGTATTTGTTTTCTCCAAAAGATCTATTTCCAATAATAGGGTTTTTAGGATTAGTATTAATGTCAACAACCGGAGCAAAATTAACATGAATGCCAACCCGTTTACAGTGTTTTCCAAGTTGGTAGCCAAATTGCTCAATCAAGGTATTGTTTTGAACGGCTCCTAAGGTCATATTCCATGGGTAACGGAAAGTGTTTTTTAATCTCATATCTAAACCCCACTCACCATCAAACGCTATAAGTAGAGGGATTTTAGATTTAGATTGATATATATTCGTTAATCTCACTTGTTTTTCAGGTGTTCCTTGCATAAAAATTAAACCACCAATGTGGTATTTCCTTATCATTCTTTTAATGAAGTTCTGATGCTTTTTATCTTTGTTTGAATAGGCTTGAACCATAAAAAGCTGACCGATTTTTTGATTTATGGTTAAATTTGTCATTATACTATCTACCCACTGTTTTTGATTTTTTACGTCTAGAGTAAGTAGTGGTTCCTGTTGTTGTGCGTAGCCTACAATACATACTAAAAAGGCACTAACAATAACTAGTCTTTTCATTTTTATTTAGTTTTACACCTTAGGCTGTATCATTTCTTAGAATGAATACTATTCATTCTTTGGCAAATTAATTATTTACAACAAGTTTACACCAGCTAAAACATACTCTTTAAGTTTCGGGTTATCTAAGTCAAGATCGGTTACGACCGTATCTATTTGTTTTAAACTACATACATCGAAATTAAGTTTTTCGTTTAATTTGTTTGAGGTCGCCAAATAAACAATATGCTCAGATGCTTTTATCATGGCTTTTTTTACCAATGATACTTCATAGCCTTCATCTGTTATACCTTGTTCAATATTTAGGGCACTAACACCCATAAAACAAATATCCGCTCTGATGTCGGATAAATATTGAATAACATCAATGCCTGTTGTAACCATAGAGTTTCGATGTATCTTGCCGCCGATGAATATGGTTTCTATTAAAGGGTGCTCCGTTAATTGCATAGCTATTGGTAAACTATAGGTGTAAATAGTAGCTTTTAAATCTTTAGGAAATAATTTAGCAAGCATTAAATTAGTAGTCCCACCACTCATGATTATTGCCATGCTATCCTGTATTAAAGAAATCGCTTTTTGTGCAATTTGGATTTTATTGTCTCTATTATATATTGCGTCTTCGTTGTAGTGATAGAGCTTTTGTATGGTTGAAATAGCACCCCCATGAACTTTGGTAAGTAATCCTTTTCCATCCAATTCATGAATATCTCTTCTAATAGTATCCTCAGAAACTTCTAATTTTTCAGATAATAAGCTTGAACTAACTTTTCTGTTAATGCTTACTTCATGTATAATTTTCTTTTGTCGCTCCTTCTTTTTCATAAATTAATTTCTTCAAAAATAAGTTTAAATAAAATCACTATGCAGATTTTTTTTAAAAATAGGCATTTTTTTGCATGTTTTGGAGCTAAGTTCGCATTTTTATAAAAAAAATATTATACTTTTGAACAAGCTTTTCTAAAAACTTCGATAAAAATATAAAATTATGAGCACATCCGGCAGATTAATTTCTTTAGATGTTTTAAGAGGTTTAACCATTTTATTGATGATATTGGTTAACACTCCTGGTAGTTGGGCTTATGTGTATCCACCACTTAGGCATGCAGAATGGCATGGATGCACACCAACAGATTTGGTATTTCCTTTTTTTCTGTTCATAGTAGGTGTCTCTGCATGGTTTTCCTTTAAAAAGTATGGAACTAAACTATCTAGAACAACCCTATTTAAAATACTTAAGAGAGCTACCATTATTTTTCTATTGGGTTTTTTGCTTAATTTGTATCCCTTTTTTGATTTTGAGAAGGTTAGGGTAATGGGGGTTTTGCAGCGAATAGCTATTGCTTATGCCTTTGGAGCCATTATTTGTTTAAGTTTTAAAAGAAAGAAACTTTTATTTGTATTAGGGTTAATTGTTTTAGGTTACTGGTCTTTGTTATATTTCTGTTCGGCAGAAAATCCATATTCATTAAATGAAAATATTGTCAGAAAGTTTGATTTATTTGTATTTGGAGAAAAGCATATATATAAAGGTTTTGGGATTCCTTTTGATCCTGAAGGTCTATTATCAACCATCCCATCGATTGCAACGGTAATAATTGGATACCTTGTTGGGCAATTTATAAGTCTTGAAACGGGAATTCTATTAAAAATAAAAAAATTAGTGCTTTATGGTGTTTTATTAACCGTAATAGGATTTGCATGGGGATTTTTGTTTCCAATTAACAAGGCTTTATGGACGAGTTCCTTTGTTTTATATACTGCGGGTTTAGCAATAT encodes the following:
- a CDS encoding DeoR/GlpR family DNA-binding transcription regulator — protein: MKKKERQKKIIHEVSINRKVSSSLLSEKLEVSEDTIRRDIHELDGKGLLTKVHGGAISTIQKLYHYNEDAIYNRDNKIQIAQKAISLIQDSMAIIMSGGTTNLMLAKLFPKDLKATIYTYSLPIAMQLTEHPLIETIFIGGKIHRNSMVTTGIDVIQYLSDIRADICFMGVSALNIEQGITDEGYEVSLVKKAMIKASEHIVYLATSNKLNEKLNFDVCSLKQIDTVVTDLDLDNPKLKEYVLAGVNLL
- a CDS encoding acyltransferase family protein, producing MSTSGRLISLDVLRGLTILLMILVNTPGSWAYVYPPLRHAEWHGCTPTDLVFPFFLFIVGVSAWFSFKKYGTKLSRTTLFKILKRATIIFLLGFLLNLYPFFDFEKVRVMGVLQRIAIAYAFGAIICLSFKRKKLLFVLGLIVLGYWSLLYFCSAENPYSLNENIVRKFDLFVFGEKHIYKGFGIPFDPEGLLSTIPSIATVIIGYLVGQFISLETGILLKIKKLVLYGVLLTVIGFAWGFLFPINKALWTSSFVLYTAGLAILFLALLIYVIDFKGYNKWAKPFVHFGTNPLFIFVFSGLYVKTISYLIEIPFKDSTISGYQYLYSQVFVPIAGNMNGSLLFALAHIAVYWVICYFLYKNRIFIKI
- a CDS encoding exo-beta-N-acetylmuramidase NamZ family protein, translated to MAVKTGLDVLIEDKEIYKTFKGNVALLCHNASIDSNYTHAALKFKELFGARFVKLFGPQHGFATDVQDNMVESDHIIHPYFNIPVYSLYSETRIPTDDMLDGIDHLFVDLQDVGCRVYTYIYTLTLLLEKCSDKDIQVVVLDRPNPINGIDIEGNILELEFESFVGRHAIPMRHGMTIGEVGLMHQKYWVKEQANLKVIKMQNWNRDMYFEDTKLPWLLPSPNLPRAESSLTFPATVLFEGTLLSEGRGTTQSLEIVGHPKIEPFSFYENHMLSVVKNSKLEGFVLRPVTFLPTFQKHANQVCGGIQIHVTNKFTYKPWRVGQILMRELYHYLAEDFIWKKPPYEYNHTELPIDIINGSKKIRCWLENNDSIEMLEAFEDLEDYKLQLNEIKIY
- a CDS encoding glycoside hydrolase family 3 N-terminal domain-containing protein encodes the protein MKRLVIVSAFLVCIVGYAQQQEPLLTLDVKNQKQWVDSIMTNLTINQKIGQLFMVQAYSNKDKKHQNFIKRMIRKYHIGGLIFMQGTPEKQVRLTNIYQSKSKIPLLIAFDGEWGLDMRLKNTFRYPWNMTLGAVQNNTLIEQFGYQLGKHCKRVGIHVNFAPVVDINTNPKNPIIGNRSFGENKYNVAKKAIAFTKGIQSMGVLANAKHFPGHGDTSTDSHKTLPFLDFDLKRLDSVELYPYRQLFDSDLASVMIAHLNVPSLEPKEGVPTSMSYKVVTELLKKKMNFNGLIFTDALNMKGAANYAKPGDIDLAAFLAGNDILLIPEEIKQAVKKIKNALKNKMFSQERLNQSVRKILLAKYHVGLNNFVPIKGEGIKDDIITTKDKLLYRSLMKEAITLVKNDDATLPIRDLAKAKIAYIKLGDSDHLSFTNTLKKYTQVDIISHENLTGLLQRLKPYNTVIIGYHKSNKTPWEGYKMSNEELIWLQEISKNHKIILDVFASPYTLLDISDFSVIDAILISYQNSNISQEISAQMIFGALEIKGKLPVTIKNMFPEGTGITTPNLLRLSYSIPEDVGMNSKLLTKIDSVTRMVVDSSMAPGGQVLVARYGKVIYHKSFGYHTYNKKQKVRLTDLYDLASVTKILGGLPLIMKSEEMGLFNLNTTLGKILPYLKETNKDTITIKQALSHTGKMKAWIPYYLETIDSITKIPFNKYYSEIKNKDFSIKVAKDLYLINSYTDSIYKKIAETPQRAEMGYKYSGLVFYLFKKYIKNTFSKEMDYLDNEEFYKPLGATTLTYNPLNKFNKSEIVPSEVDNYFRNQTLQGHVHDMGAAMMNGVSGNAGLFGNSNDVAKMMQMYLQEGYYGGKRYFESKTIHKFNHRYYESDSIRRGLGFDKPQLNSEDKATSKYASTNSFGHSGFTGTYTWADPETGILYVFLSNRVYPTMSNNKLGEKNIRTEIQDLIYESIIE
- a CDS encoding RagB/SusD family nutrient uptake outer membrane protein, whose amino-acid sequence is MKNIKIYAIVSVLLIGSGLFTACETDFENPNSPTENLVLKTKGGLFALATGIRQYYSVTALRQIIEASGITTRELGVTNTFLNINELAKGGAELPSESGGITNPWVALLRAKGMAESLIEGANTVEFTNQGSKSGLIAYGKLIKAMCLGYLIQMFEQVPIDNSADGAAQFSDRATVLANCIALLEEAKDVITTTPMSDDFKSNVLWKDVILVDQTISLNKIINAYLSRYQLMAGNYDASITAANAVLNDSDATRPIWVYDANNQNPIWNRTVNSADLNPQTNFGLLGAYVPEAGDGRVDFYLGADAGFANADAGGQALSEMLGFFSTSTSSIPIYLPGEMLLIKAEAYARLNQLDDAVTQLNLVRQKNDDPFGVNANLPAWTGDETSQSDILEEIYKNRSIELFLTGLRFEDSKRFHPDFVVPSAANTTNERNRNFYPYPSIERENNPNTPTDPSI